The following proteins are encoded in a genomic region of Gimesia algae:
- a CDS encoding WD40/YVTN/BNR-like repeat-containing protein, translated as MSSQVQIATRKGLFQLERNSDGWKIQRHDFPGENVSMVLHDPRDHTTYAALNHGHFGVKLHRSSDAGESWEECTVPVYPEGAKKAADPFTENAEPKPASLSEIWSLEPGGADQPNRLWCGTIPGGLFRSDDRGSSWQLVDSLWDLPERLKWFGGGKDDPGIHSICVHPENSQNVAVAISCGGVWVTEDDGMSWTCKAEGLRAEYMPPDLAHDPNIQDAHRMVQSPTQPDHFWIQHHNGVFKTTDGAQSWQEVTGIQPSVFGFAVAVHPQRPETAWFAPGVKDECRIPVDGRFVISRTTDGGSTSEVLSNGLPGEHSYDIVYRHALDIDETGECLAVGSTTGNFWITEDGGDSWQTISTSLPPIHCVRFVKS; from the coding sequence ATGAGTTCTCAGGTTCAGATTGCGACCCGTAAAGGTCTGTTTCAACTCGAACGCAATTCAGATGGCTGGAAAATCCAGCGCCATGACTTTCCCGGTGAGAATGTCTCGATGGTCCTGCATGATCCGCGGGATCACACGACGTACGCTGCGCTGAATCATGGCCACTTTGGGGTCAAGTTGCATCGCAGTTCGGATGCGGGGGAGAGCTGGGAAGAGTGTACCGTACCCGTTTACCCTGAAGGGGCCAAAAAAGCAGCCGATCCGTTTACCGAAAATGCAGAACCGAAACCGGCCAGTCTGAGTGAAATCTGGTCGCTGGAACCAGGTGGCGCTGATCAGCCGAATCGTCTCTGGTGCGGGACGATTCCCGGCGGCCTGTTTCGTTCGGATGATCGCGGTTCCAGCTGGCAGCTGGTAGATTCGTTGTGGGATCTGCCCGAACGCTTGAAATGGTTTGGTGGCGGCAAGGATGATCCGGGCATCCATTCGATCTGTGTGCATCCGGAAAACAGTCAGAATGTTGCGGTCGCGATTTCCTGTGGTGGAGTGTGGGTCACTGAAGATGATGGCATGAGCTGGACCTGCAAGGCGGAGGGGTTGCGAGCCGAGTATATGCCTCCGGATCTGGCGCACGATCCGAATATTCAGGATGCGCATCGCATGGTGCAATCACCCACGCAGCCGGACCACTTCTGGATTCAGCATCATAACGGTGTGTTTAAAACGACCGATGGGGCGCAGTCGTGGCAGGAAGTCACGGGGATTCAACCTTCCGTGTTCGGGTTCGCGGTCGCCGTCCATCCGCAGCGTCCAGAGACGGCATGGTTTGCACCCGGCGTGAAAGATGAGTGCCGCATCCCCGTCGATGGACGGTTCGTGATTTCCCGCACGACGGATGGCGGCTCGACTTCTGAAGTCCTCTCGAACGGCTTACCGGGAGAACACAGCTACGACATCGTCTATCGACATGCGCTGGACATCGATGAAACCGGCGAGTGCCTGGCCGTCGGTTCGACCACTGGCAACTTCTGGATCACCGAAGATGGTGGCGACAGCTGGCAGACGATCTCCACCAGCCTGCCTCCCATCCATTGTGTCCGTTTTGTAAAGAGTTAA
- a CDS encoding Gfo/Idh/MocA family protein yields MTKKSALNRRDFMKTAAAASTVFTAPTIIPATALGLNGTVAPSERIILGGIGIRRRGGYVLSHMLEQPDVRFVAIADVRADQRKTVKEMADKQNGDQKCDTYRDFRELLTRDDIDAVLIATGDRWHATASMMAAEAGKDVYSEKPCAISIELARRLQETIQRTGRVFQAGTQRRNVSNFGHAAKLAQTGQLGKIHTVHASIYQLIDRHDWLPAEPEPDPEVVDWNMWLGPAPWRPYNHAYVDGAWRGHYDFDSGAKLLDWGAHTLDICQWALEADNTMPVTYEPKDVPNDNVIECVYENGIKLVMRRNGWLGLGTCPVRFEGEAGWVETGDSGQTAVSSNELRASLPSPSSIPGTSPKFHVRDFFNCVKTRSKPAANEDVMARSHIACHAAAIAWKLGRKVQFDPVTEEFVNDEEANRMRSRAIREPWTV; encoded by the coding sequence ATGACGAAGAAAAGTGCTCTCAATCGTCGTGACTTCATGAAGACGGCGGCCGCCGCAAGTACCGTATTCACAGCGCCGACCATTATCCCGGCAACGGCGCTCGGCTTGAACGGGACCGTGGCTCCCAGCGAACGGATTATTCTGGGAGGGATCGGCATTCGCAGACGTGGCGGTTATGTGTTGAGCCACATGCTTGAGCAGCCCGATGTCCGATTCGTCGCTATCGCCGATGTTCGCGCTGATCAACGCAAGACCGTCAAAGAGATGGCCGACAAACAGAACGGCGACCAGAAATGCGACACCTATCGCGACTTCCGCGAACTGCTGACCCGCGATGATATCGACGCCGTCCTGATTGCCACGGGTGACCGCTGGCATGCGACCGCTTCCATGATGGCAGCCGAAGCCGGCAAAGATGTCTACTCGGAAAAACCTTGTGCGATCTCCATTGAGCTGGCACGACGACTGCAGGAAACGATTCAGCGGACCGGTCGCGTCTTCCAGGCGGGTACACAACGCCGCAACGTTTCCAACTTCGGGCATGCCGCCAAACTCGCGCAGACCGGACAGCTGGGGAAAATCCATACCGTCCACGCTTCGATCTATCAACTGATTGATCGTCACGACTGGCTGCCTGCGGAACCCGAGCCCGATCCGGAAGTCGTCGACTGGAACATGTGGCTCGGCCCTGCACCCTGGCGTCCTTATAACCATGCGTATGTGGATGGTGCCTGGCGAGGTCATTACGACTTCGACTCCGGTGCGAAGCTGCTCGACTGGGGTGCACACACGCTGGATATCTGCCAGTGGGCACTCGAAGCCGACAATACGATGCCCGTGACCTACGAACCCAAAGATGTCCCCAATGATAACGTCATCGAATGTGTTTACGAGAACGGCATCAAGCTTGTCATGCGACGCAATGGCTGGCTGGGACTGGGGACCTGTCCCGTTCGTTTTGAAGGAGAAGCTGGCTGGGTCGAAACGGGTGACTCCGGACAGACCGCCGTCTCTTCGAATGAACTGCGGGCTTCACTCCCTTCGCCCAGTTCGATTCCAGGAACCTCGCCCAAGTTTCATGTGCGTGACTTCTTTAACTGTGTGAAAACCCGCTCCAAGCCAGCGGCCAACGAAGATGTCATGGCCCGCTCGCACATCGCCTGTCATGCAGCCGCGATTGCCTGGAAACTGGGACGCAAAGTGCAATTCGATCCGGTAACGGAAGAATTTGTGAACGACGAGGAAGCCAACCGCATGCGAAGCCGTGCGATCCGCGAGCCGTGGACCGTTTGA
- a CDS encoding AraC family transcriptional regulator — MNVSLQQQFFKKVPGIAQTCRLLEHLPDVYLVVKDEQGRFINHNAALLSWLKVESGETLIGKTDFDIHAPDQAEAYRREDRRVMETGEPLVDLVHPVTGGEGTTTWFQVIKEPLFDVRGKVAGIVGMMRDFRRAGLAIAPYLEMQRVFDFINDHFQREITVSELAALMGLSTSQFQRRFRKLFDTSPASYISHIRVQAACRLLTSTTDTISQIANQTGFYDHSHFSKVFKSQTGVSPTVYRRKYQ; from the coding sequence ATGAATGTTTCGTTACAACAGCAGTTTTTCAAAAAAGTCCCCGGTATCGCGCAGACCTGCCGCCTGTTGGAACATCTGCCTGATGTGTACCTGGTGGTGAAAGACGAACAGGGACGGTTCATCAATCATAATGCGGCGCTGTTAAGCTGGCTCAAGGTGGAATCGGGTGAAACGCTGATCGGCAAGACGGACTTTGACATACATGCCCCCGATCAGGCCGAAGCGTATCGCCGGGAAGATCGGCGGGTGATGGAGACAGGGGAACCACTGGTCGATCTGGTACATCCGGTGACGGGCGGCGAAGGGACGACGACCTGGTTCCAGGTTATTAAGGAACCGTTGTTTGATGTGCGCGGCAAAGTGGCGGGTATTGTGGGAATGATGCGCGACTTCCGCCGCGCTGGGCTGGCGATTGCCCCTTATTTGGAAATGCAGCGCGTCTTCGATTTTATAAACGATCATTTTCAGCGCGAAATCACCGTGTCGGAACTGGCGGCCTTGATGGGACTGTCCACCAGTCAGTTTCAGCGACGGTTTCGCAAGCTGTTTGATACGAGCCCGGCCAGTTATATCAGCCACATTCGCGTTCAGGCCGCCTGTCGACTGCTGACATCGACGACCGACACGATTTCACAAATCGCCAATCAGACCGGATTTTACGATCACAGTCATTTTTCTAAAGTCTTTAAATCGCAGACTGGTGTCAGCCCGACCGTTTACCGCCGCAAGTATCAATAG
- a CDS encoding peroxiredoxin family protein: protein MHNFLPEIMRRNCSFIIVTACLLCLPLTTVHSADKSADTEKTESKSAEQTLAGHSYHGEVFNEGPRRQAYLMGGTGDVHFDVTVKNPAAQKFLDQALGQLHGFWYLEAERSFRHAANLDPDCAMAFWGAAMCNLKNEKRAKGFIEEANKRLDKASPREKQYIKALTAYINADKKKSKERNEAYTKALEDLILAYPDDLEAKAFLAVHLYNTRSASTSYIAAEALLQDIFAKNPMHPAHHYRIHLWDHRKPEQALTSAANCGQSSPGIAHMWHMPGHIYSRLNRYEDAVWQQEASARVDHAHMMRDAVMPDQIHNYAHNNEWLIRNLIFIGRVHDALALAKNMTELPQHPKYNTFKKRGSAKYGRMRLLQVLRTYELWDELIALSQTPYLEPTDEEEEQINRLRYLGLAYYQTKNIKQGDTQLAQLKKRLDEVSAERKRTVEKAQTTAKSRLTAEPLVALRPDESRASIIDEAKKTAAKPYFSRVRKLEQSIKALEGHQAIAQGDLKPGYELLKKAGGANQVYLLAVQWKSGDRKKAEKALRKLLGSHKNEVHPQATLVELLWQAGDKAAAKKEFEKLQKISASIDLDMPLFTRLAPIAAELKFKPDWRIEKTAATDVGNRPVLSTLGPFRWKPSPAPTWELKDATGKVRRSDEFSGKPHVLIFYLGFSCLHCAEQLQAFAPMVQEFEQAGFPLMAISTDDQEGLKTSIKNYDKGDLPIPLFSNDKLDVFKSFHVYDDFENQPLHGTFVIDGKGNVVWQDISYEPFMDPKFVLKEAQRLLPKKAERPGFILDVF from the coding sequence ATGCACAACTTCCTGCCCGAGATCATGCGTAGAAACTGCTCTTTTATTATCGTGACGGCCTGCCTGCTCTGTTTGCCGCTGACGACGGTCCACAGTGCGGACAAATCTGCCGACACTGAGAAAACAGAATCAAAATCAGCCGAGCAAACTCTGGCCGGCCACTCTTATCATGGGGAAGTTTTCAATGAAGGTCCACGACGTCAAGCCTACCTGATGGGGGGCACCGGGGATGTGCACTTTGATGTGACGGTGAAGAATCCGGCCGCACAGAAGTTTCTCGACCAGGCGCTGGGGCAACTGCACGGATTCTGGTATCTGGAAGCCGAACGTTCCTTCCGACACGCCGCGAATTTAGACCCCGACTGTGCGATGGCCTTCTGGGGTGCGGCGATGTGTAATCTGAAAAATGAGAAGCGCGCGAAAGGCTTTATCGAAGAAGCCAACAAACGACTCGACAAAGCCAGCCCGCGCGAAAAGCAGTACATCAAAGCGCTCACAGCCTACATCAACGCGGATAAGAAAAAATCCAAAGAGCGTAACGAAGCCTATACCAAAGCGCTGGAAGATCTGATCCTCGCGTACCCCGATGATCTGGAAGCCAAGGCGTTTCTGGCCGTGCACCTGTATAACACGCGTTCTGCCAGCACCAGCTACATCGCGGCCGAAGCGCTGCTGCAGGACATCTTCGCAAAGAACCCGATGCACCCGGCTCACCACTACCGCATTCATTTGTGGGATCATCGCAAACCGGAACAGGCGCTGACGTCGGCTGCAAACTGCGGACAGTCTTCCCCCGGTATCGCTCACATGTGGCATATGCCCGGTCATATCTATTCGCGATTAAACCGCTATGAAGATGCGGTCTGGCAGCAGGAAGCCTCGGCCCGCGTCGATCACGCACACATGATGCGCGACGCTGTCATGCCTGACCAGATTCACAACTACGCCCACAACAACGAATGGCTGATCCGCAACCTGATCTTTATCGGTCGTGTCCACGATGCCCTGGCGCTCGCCAAAAACATGACCGAACTGCCTCAGCATCCCAAATATAATACCTTCAAAAAACGGGGCAGTGCGAAATACGGACGGATGCGTCTACTGCAGGTGCTGCGGACATACGAACTGTGGGACGAATTGATCGCTTTGAGCCAGACTCCATATTTAGAACCGACCGATGAGGAAGAAGAACAGATCAACCGCCTGCGGTATCTGGGACTGGCGTATTACCAGACAAAAAATATCAAACAGGGTGATACTCAGTTGGCTCAACTGAAAAAGCGACTGGATGAAGTCTCTGCAGAACGCAAACGAACCGTTGAAAAAGCACAAACAACAGCAAAATCCCGTCTGACCGCTGAACCACTGGTCGCACTCAGACCAGACGAAAGTCGTGCCTCTATCATTGATGAAGCGAAAAAAACAGCGGCAAAACCGTATTTCTCACGCGTTCGCAAACTGGAACAGAGCATCAAAGCCCTGGAAGGACATCAGGCGATTGCACAGGGTGATCTCAAACCGGGTTATGAGCTGCTGAAGAAAGCGGGCGGCGCGAATCAAGTTTATCTACTCGCCGTACAATGGAAATCAGGCGACCGAAAAAAAGCAGAGAAAGCGTTACGCAAACTGCTTGGCTCACATAAGAATGAAGTTCACCCGCAGGCGACACTGGTGGAACTGCTCTGGCAAGCCGGTGATAAAGCGGCTGCGAAAAAAGAATTCGAAAAGCTGCAGAAGATCTCCGCCTCCATCGACCTGGATATGCCGCTCTTCACCAGACTGGCGCCAATCGCTGCCGAACTGAAATTCAAACCGGACTGGCGCATTGAAAAGACAGCCGCCACCGATGTAGGCAACCGTCCCGTCCTGAGTACGCTGGGTCCCTTCCGCTGGAAACCCAGCCCTGCTCCGACCTGGGAGTTGAAAGACGCGACCGGCAAAGTGCGCCGCTCTGATGAATTTAGTGGCAAACCTCATGTGCTGATCTTCTATCTGGGTTTCAGCTGTCTGCATTGTGCCGAGCAGTTGCAGGCGTTCGCTCCCATGGTGCAGGAATTCGAACAGGCCGGCTTCCCACTTATGGCGATCAGCACAGACGACCAGGAAGGATTGAAAACGTCGATCAAAAACTATGATAAAGGAGATCTGCCCATCCCGCTGTTTTCCAATGACAAGCTCGATGTCTTCAAGTCATTCCACGTCTATGACGACTTCGAAAACCAGCCCCTGCATGGCACCTTCGTCATCGACGGCAAAGGCAACGTCGTCTGGCAGGACATCAGCTACGAACCCTTCATGGACCCGAAATTCGTGTTAAAAGAAGCCCAACGACTGCTGCCGAAAAAAGCGGAACGGCCAGGGTTTATTCTGGATGTATTTTGA
- a CDS encoding pyridoxamine 5'-phosphate oxidase family protein, producing MGKQIPELEEQHIKFIAAQKLFFVGTATADSRINVSPKGMDSFRVLGPNRVIWLNVTGSGNETSAHIQQDGRMTVMFCAFTGKPLILRLYGQARVIHPYDADWDELFAHFPSIPGARQVFDLSVDLVQTSCGMAVPFFDYVEEREQLINWASKQGEAGIHQYWHDKNQQSLDDIPTNILDGE from the coding sequence ATGGGAAAACAAATACCCGAACTCGAAGAACAGCATATCAAATTCATCGCCGCACAAAAGCTGTTCTTTGTTGGTACCGCGACCGCCGACAGTCGCATTAATGTGTCGCCGAAGGGAATGGATTCATTTCGTGTGCTGGGGCCGAATCGTGTGATCTGGTTGAACGTGACGGGCAGCGGCAATGAGACATCGGCCCATATTCAGCAAGACGGACGCATGACGGTCATGTTCTGCGCGTTTACCGGCAAGCCTTTGATCCTGAGGCTCTATGGGCAGGCACGCGTCATTCATCCTTATGATGCTGACTGGGACGAGCTGTTCGCTCACTTTCCCTCCATCCCCGGTGCCCGGCAGGTGTTCGACCTGAGCGTCGATCTGGTACAGACATCCTGCGGCATGGCGGTTCCCTTTTTCGATTACGTCGAGGAACGCGAACAGCTCATCAACTGGGCCAGCAAACAGGGAGAAGCCGGCATCCACCAGTACTGGCACGACAAAAACCAGCAGAGCCTGGACGACATTCCGACGAATATTCTGGATGGTGAATGA
- a CDS encoding MoaD/ThiS family protein — protein sequence MVRVVFTANLERHLSCPEETVSGTTVREALEAVFETQQQLRGYILDDQSRLRQHMVIFVDGQTIVDRVNLSDSISPDSEIYVMQALSGG from the coding sequence ATGGTCCGAGTCGTATTTACTGCCAACCTGGAACGTCATCTCAGTTGTCCGGAAGAGACTGTGTCCGGCACTACGGTGCGGGAAGCATTGGAAGCGGTGTTTGAAACACAGCAGCAGCTACGCGGTTATATTCTCGATGATCAGAGCCGACTGCGTCAGCATATGGTGATTTTCGTGGACGGCCAGACGATTGTCGACCGGGTCAATTTAAGTGATTCCATCTCACCCGACAGTGAGATTTATGTGATGCAGGCACTTTCCGGCGGTTAA
- a CDS encoding family 16 glycoside hydrolase, which yields MSICRFPVFILCAAGLLFAPTMIFATENATPDKNAPEAARLVKVLNSDADTYDKAMACRRLAAIGDASAATAIAKFLGDEKLATYARSALENIPDQAAGKALRDALKTVKGNLLVGVINSISKRKDKRAVKDLSPLLSAKNTNVAIAAAHALGEIGTPEAAQALQAALGKGDAKLQREVGFACLMCAKSLAEAKDSKTAVALTTAVRNAKLPENIKLAATQQAIVLQGKAGLELLTEQLKSGDLQRFRAGLQAAQKLGKISTSTLIETYPRLPEERKALLVAAMGTIHDPVALPTVIKATSGDSQELKLQAIFALGELSPAANDKLKTQALDNLLALVKQKDADLAGAAESVIVKLNSSQPSAKIEKQIDANIRKLLESETREQQLAGIKLAGACRLSSSTPVLLQLVNHSNPEVKQTAISALGGTTSLNDLPTLIKLALTSGPDSPASQALIAACSRLPLEETAQALAGAMAGATNDQKLILLDQLAAIGGKTALDTVVAAARSNDDALQNKATDLLGKWVTIDVAPPLLELAKTLENNKYKIRSLRGYIRVARQLNMTPEARLEVCRNTLAIAERNDEKKLVFEVLRRNPTPQAVNYTVSLLKDKTLNVPASGTIVSWAEQGTPIDNDLLADALQRVIASTSNKSLKQRASQQHKRISAQAKQSDKELGFQSLFDGKTFSGWHGNEEIFHIENGEIIAGSLTEKVERNEFLRSNKEYDDFELKLEFKLLGEKTNAGVQIRTAEIPDHHEVSGYQADLGTGYWGCLYDESRRKKILAGPPAELRDLPVRMNDWNNYRIRCEGPRIRIWINDVQTVDFTEADPQIPLKGIIALQIHGNLVNEAHYRNVRVREL from the coding sequence ATGTCAATCTGTCGATTTCCCGTTTTCATTTTGTGCGCTGCCGGCCTGCTGTTCGCGCCGACAATGATTTTTGCCACTGAGAATGCCACCCCTGATAAAAATGCTCCCGAAGCCGCCCGCCTGGTGAAGGTACTCAACTCCGACGCGGATACCTACGACAAGGCGATGGCCTGTCGTCGACTGGCCGCCATTGGTGATGCTTCGGCGGCAACCGCAATCGCCAAATTCCTGGGCGATGAAAAACTGGCGACCTATGCCCGTTCCGCTCTGGAAAACATCCCCGACCAAGCTGCTGGCAAAGCGCTGCGGGACGCATTGAAAACCGTCAAAGGTAATCTGCTGGTCGGCGTGATCAACTCGATCTCCAAACGAAAAGACAAACGGGCAGTTAAAGATCTGTCTCCGCTCCTCTCAGCCAAGAACACAAACGTCGCGATCGCCGCCGCCCATGCGCTCGGCGAGATTGGTACCCCCGAAGCTGCACAGGCTCTGCAGGCGGCACTCGGAAAAGGAGATGCAAAACTGCAGCGGGAAGTCGGTTTTGCCTGCCTGATGTGTGCGAAATCACTGGCGGAAGCGAAAGACAGCAAAACCGCTGTCGCATTAACCACCGCCGTCCGCAATGCGAAACTGCCTGAAAACATCAAGCTGGCAGCGACCCAACAGGCGATCGTCCTGCAGGGCAAAGCGGGCTTGGAATTACTGACAGAACAACTCAAATCAGGCGATTTGCAGCGATTCCGCGCCGGTCTGCAGGCCGCTCAGAAACTGGGAAAAATATCCACGTCCACTCTTATCGAAACCTACCCGAGGTTACCTGAAGAGCGCAAAGCATTATTGGTTGCTGCAATGGGGACCATCCACGATCCGGTAGCCCTCCCCACGGTCATCAAAGCCACCTCCGGCGATTCTCAGGAACTGAAACTACAGGCGATATTTGCCTTAGGGGAACTGTCGCCTGCTGCGAATGACAAATTAAAGACCCAGGCGCTGGACAACCTGCTGGCACTGGTTAAACAGAAAGACGCCGACCTCGCGGGAGCGGCGGAATCGGTGATTGTCAAACTGAATTCCAGCCAGCCTTCTGCTAAGATCGAAAAACAGATTGATGCCAATATCCGCAAACTGCTGGAAAGTGAAACACGCGAACAACAGTTGGCGGGCATCAAGCTGGCAGGCGCCTGTCGTCTCAGCTCAAGTACTCCAGTCCTGCTGCAGCTGGTGAATCATTCGAACCCGGAAGTAAAGCAGACCGCCATTTCCGCTTTAGGCGGCACCACATCCCTCAACGATCTTCCCACGTTAATTAAGCTCGCCCTCACATCCGGTCCCGACTCTCCTGCCAGCCAGGCACTCATCGCCGCCTGTTCGCGGCTGCCGCTGGAAGAGACAGCACAGGCACTGGCCGGCGCCATGGCGGGAGCGACGAATGATCAGAAACTGATTCTGCTGGACCAGCTGGCGGCCATCGGAGGCAAGACGGCTCTGGACACCGTTGTGGCAGCTGCCCGCTCGAATGACGACGCGCTGCAGAATAAAGCGACCGACCTGCTGGGTAAATGGGTCACCATCGATGTCGCACCGCCATTATTGGAACTGGCGAAAACACTGGAGAACAACAAATACAAAATCCGCTCCCTGCGTGGTTACATACGCGTGGCCCGGCAGTTGAATATGACGCCGGAAGCGCGGCTGGAAGTCTGCCGCAATACCCTGGCGATTGCCGAACGCAACGATGAAAAGAAGCTGGTGTTCGAAGTGCTCCGCCGCAACCCGACGCCGCAGGCCGTCAACTACACGGTCTCGCTGCTCAAAGACAAAACGTTAAACGTACCTGCAAGCGGCACAATTGTCTCCTGGGCTGAACAGGGAACTCCCATTGACAACGATCTGCTGGCCGATGCGTTACAGCGCGTCATCGCTTCCACATCGAATAAAAGTCTCAAACAGCGAGCCAGCCAGCAACATAAACGAATTTCAGCACAGGCAAAACAGAGCGATAAAGAACTCGGCTTTCAGTCGTTGTTCGATGGAAAAACATTCAGCGGCTGGCACGGCAACGAAGAGATCTTCCATATTGAAAATGGTGAAATTATCGCGGGCAGCCTGACCGAAAAGGTTGAACGCAATGAGTTTCTCCGCTCTAACAAAGAATACGACGATTTTGAACTCAAGCTTGAATTCAAACTGCTGGGCGAGAAAACCAATGCCGGCGTACAGATTCGGACCGCGGAAATTCCCGATCACCACGAAGTCAGCGGTTACCAGGCGGACCTGGGAACCGGTTACTGGGGCTGCCTGTATGATGAATCCCGCCGTAAAAAGATTCTGGCAGGGCCTCCCGCAGAACTGCGTGATCTGCCGGTTCGTATGAACGACTGGAATAACTATCGCATTCGCTGTGAAGGTCCCCGCATTCGTATCTGGATCAACGATGTACAGACAGTCGACTTCACCGAAGCAGATCCCCAGATTCCGTTGAAAGGCATCATCGCGCTGCAGATTCATGGAAACCTGGTAAATGAAGCGCATTACCGCAATGTCCGAGTGAGAGAACTGTAA